In Chryseobacterium oranimense, a single window of DNA contains:
- a CDS encoding S41 family peptidase has product MKKHFTFQLLVLIAVSVFILSCTRNDDEGAPVFPEGSTESVNLWVQDSMKRYYYWAEQMPAKPDYHLPVKDFFKSLLSSQDRFSFAVDTQDPSSYPRSVRNMYGFDYAVIQLPNGNVVTTVKLVMKNSPAFNSGLERGMMITKINGTAITAANAEELTSSIKDKTVIELRVGNWGNGAVTDEKNITVYYGYSFEQPLESKIFEKNGKKTGYLYIYDFPDGMTSSLNQKFADFKAAGIQELILDLRYNYGGSVSSAAALCSLIPPGISSSSPFIIYKGNKNGGEVKRTFAQQIAYDPAALDFNALRTNALNLNKVYVLTSRSTASASEIVINNLKPYIQVIQIGDVTLGKDMAGFMVEDKRKPKKISWQLHPVIYKVFNAVGEGAYSNGISPQITVSEYTALPLLPLGDAQETLISAAMNSIYSKSAGKNALDESIKVLFQSDTPSAAIGK; this is encoded by the coding sequence ATGAAAAAGCATTTTACATTTCAGCTGCTCGTTCTTATCGCAGTTTCTGTCTTTATCTTATCATGCACCCGCAACGATGATGAGGGAGCTCCTGTTTTTCCGGAAGGAAGTACGGAATCGGTTAACCTTTGGGTACAGGACAGTATGAAAAGATATTATTACTGGGCAGAACAGATGCCTGCGAAGCCTGATTATCATCTTCCGGTGAAAGACTTTTTTAAAAGCCTATTATCTTCTCAGGATCGCTTTTCGTTTGCTGTAGATACACAGGACCCTTCTTCTTATCCCCGTTCTGTACGGAATATGTACGGTTTTGATTATGCAGTGATACAGCTGCCCAATGGAAATGTAGTGACAACGGTAAAACTGGTTATGAAAAATTCCCCGGCATTCAATTCCGGTCTGGAAAGAGGGATGATGATCACCAAAATCAATGGTACGGCTATTACCGCTGCCAATGCTGAAGAATTAACTTCATCTATTAAAGATAAGACAGTGATAGAACTCCGGGTTGGCAATTGGGGAAATGGTGCCGTTACTGATGAAAAGAACATCACAGTATATTATGGTTACTCCTTTGAACAGCCTTTAGAGTCTAAAATATTTGAAAAAAACGGTAAAAAAACAGGTTACCTTTATATTTATGATTTTCCTGACGGAATGACTTCTTCATTAAATCAAAAATTTGCAGATTTCAAAGCAGCGGGAATACAGGAACTAATTCTGGACCTGAGATACAACTACGGCGGATCGGTCTCCTCCGCAGCAGCACTCTGCTCACTGATTCCCCCGGGAATATCATCTTCTTCTCCGTTCATTATTTATAAAGGAAATAAAAACGGTGGTGAAGTAAAAAGAACATTTGCCCAGCAGATTGCCTACGATCCGGCTGCCCTCGATTTCAATGCTCTCCGTACCAATGCTTTGAACCTTAATAAAGTATATGTTTTAACTTCAAGAAGTACGGCATCTGCTTCGGAAATTGTGATCAATAACCTTAAACCGTATATACAGGTGATTCAGATAGGGGATGTGACACTCGGTAAAGATATGGCCGGATTTATGGTGGAGGACAAGAGGAAGCCTAAAAAAATCTCATGGCAGCTGCATCCTGTTATTTATAAAGTTTTCAATGCCGTTGGTGAAGGTGCCTACAGCAACGGAATTTCCCCGCAGATTACAGTGAGTGAGTATACCGCATTACCGCTGCTGCCTCTGGGAGATGCGCAAGAAACCCTCATTTCAGCAGCTATGAATAGTATTTATTCAAAATCAGCAGGTAAAAATGCTTTGGACGAAAGTATTAAAGTTTTATTTCAGAGTGATACACCTTCTGCAGCCATTGGAAAGTGA
- a CDS encoding T9SS-dependent choice-of-anchor J family protein, giving the protein MKKLFLLSIILVSQAAAAQFQVWSNSFNTPADLQGWTTHDLNANGNGWVQGQNIYHNGTALTYGTSGVLRYSVSLVPTGNTAGFGTENDWIISPQINLEGASGTISLAAYIGRQRTSHLNLGRDLFIFVSTAQKQVPELSDFQAMTVDANGNDIASPYRIIAGTTDNPFSNDLTQFTEDIVDLSAFAGKKIYIGLWSNRKASGNNLQNINIDEMAIYASSFLGTADVKKKTENLTKIEENPVKEFLLLKLNPGFKEKMTSVTIYNAAGQKVFSASYNRSLNVATLKSGMYIAEVSDGNITERLKFIKK; this is encoded by the coding sequence ATGAAAAAACTATTTTTATTATCTATTATATTGGTATCCCAGGCTGCAGCTGCCCAGTTTCAGGTATGGAGCAATTCTTTTAATACACCTGCAGATCTACAGGGATGGACTACACATGACCTTAATGCCAACGGAAACGGATGGGTTCAGGGACAGAATATTTATCATAACGGCACTGCTTTAACCTACGGTACATCAGGTGTTCTCCGATATTCGGTGAGCCTTGTTCCAACAGGTAATACCGCCGGTTTCGGTACTGAAAACGACTGGATCATTTCTCCGCAGATCAATTTGGAAGGCGCATCAGGAACCATCAGCCTTGCAGCTTATATCGGAAGGCAGAGAACTTCGCACCTTAATCTAGGACGTGATCTTTTTATTTTCGTAAGCACAGCCCAGAAACAGGTTCCGGAATTATCAGATTTTCAGGCCATGACCGTGGATGCAAACGGAAATGACATTGCAAGCCCTTACCGAATTATAGCAGGAACTACCGATAACCCTTTTTCCAACGATCTTACCCAGTTTACAGAAGATATTGTGGACCTTTCAGCTTTTGCAGGTAAAAAAATCTATATTGGGCTATGGTCAAACAGAAAGGCGAGCGGTAATAATCTTCAGAATATCAATATTGATGAAATGGCGATCTACGCTTCATCATTCTTAGGAACAGCAGATGTAAAGAAGAAAACAGAAAATTTAACGAAAATAGAGGAAAATCCGGTAAAGGAATTCCTTCTGCTTAAACTGAACCCGGGCTTTAAAGAAAAGATGACCTCGGTTACTATTTATAATGCAGCCGGACAAAAAGTATTTTCAGCTTCCTATAACAGATCTCTGAATGTAGCTACATTAAAATCAGGAATGTATATAGCAGAAGTTTCTGACGGAAACATAACGGAAAGGCTGAAGTTTATCAAAAAATAA
- a CDS encoding TonB-dependent receptor, whose product MKRLKCGLTVAAVFFTVAAEAQELVRKVSFSVPASRPLIEVLEDFAGKTGMRLAYSKMDIRELKVKGVNCENATVSSCLKDITNGLPVAFRLRGDLISIKYERTGISVTGDGRISGKIVDEIGNPVSGAEVTIAKKSVVTDNNGDFVVDLPSGIYTLTVKAPKYSPLKVEKLSVINNETNTVSFALKQAPDKITDIREVVITGTRKADTQAGLLAQQKKAAQMSDGISAEQIAKTPDNDVGGTLKRVTGITTIDNKYVVVRSMGERWNTAAMDGINLPSTEAYNQNFSFDIIPTAMVESIVVSKTATPDMNASFAGGYVEVRTKDIPNENFTTVSVGTSYNDQSAFKEFLTRKRGKYDYFGYDDGTRDFPKDLEATDWNNPVFFEQSKRFKNDNFSTFSTTGDMGSNIQVALGRTFALKNNNKWGFAGAFTVRNEQSKLDIDHTGRGNWLDTTDPYDPNWQANGTAPIVFYNFKNKGASYNYNSTLAGMLNFGLQLGKSRISFRNSYTHIYDNTLTRVTGWNQYTNGSGTPANAEASYNYFYNGIIPNNDPAQIKGLDKPYTDNTNYPIYQTLLQNKLEGNHKIGNAEINWFAARTGVKSDTKDYTQYLTLYDFIGSEILTYHRIYNSGSNFYRGYIENKETDYNYGASLKWNMDTGNFKNDIKAGYAGVIKNNTNQQQKFFLRVDENRDVPNSEKNYLTMYGSLANWFDGSQYVPGGIGWQTRPLYKNDKYEGKVTQHALYVMFDNRWKNKFRLVWGLRAEYFKYDLISQQIDVSDNQSIIKEPIDDKPWQWMPSVNFTYSPTNKINVRLAYNKTVIRPQFNERTGLPYFDPVANGLIYNTEMTSSVVNNYDFKFEWFPGLGEIFSAGLYYKNIDKPIEREGNLSNEGNLFLYNGNSKNAKLKGVEVEVRKNLGFIAEGSLLEKLFVSGNFTYNTTKVIAFKNQYKTGDNDETYEVERPLYGQTPYAYNLGLTFDGNRLGASFLYNAKGDQYITVGYAYNGEEIQRPYAVADAQLSYKFLRNRNLELKLNVRNLFNRVKEFYNNFNSYSIPKGDGGSNVATDREAWELLPGATNKYDKDIDKITFRAYSGRVFGLSVNYTF is encoded by the coding sequence ATGAAAAGATTGAAATGCGGTCTTACCGTTGCAGCAGTATTCTTTACAGTAGCAGCCGAAGCTCAGGAACTGGTCCGGAAGGTATCATTTTCCGTCCCGGCAAGCAGACCCCTTATTGAGGTACTGGAAGATTTTGCAGGAAAAACGGGAATGAGGCTGGCCTATTCAAAAATGGATATCAGAGAGCTGAAGGTAAAAGGCGTGAACTGTGAAAATGCAACCGTTAGCAGCTGCTTAAAAGATATTACAAACGGGCTTCCTGTGGCATTTCGACTCCGTGGGGACCTTATTTCGATAAAATATGAAAGAACAGGTATTTCTGTAACAGGTGACGGAAGAATTTCAGGGAAGATCGTAGATGAAATAGGAAATCCCGTTTCCGGAGCTGAAGTTACAATTGCTAAAAAGTCCGTTGTTACAGACAATAATGGTGATTTCGTGGTAGACCTTCCTTCCGGAATATATACTTTAACCGTAAAAGCTCCCAAATACAGCCCACTGAAGGTAGAGAAGCTTTCGGTAATCAATAATGAAACGAATACTGTATCCTTTGCATTGAAGCAGGCTCCGGACAAGATCACAGACATCAGGGAAGTGGTGATTACAGGAACCCGGAAAGCAGATACCCAGGCCGGACTTCTAGCCCAACAGAAAAAAGCCGCCCAGATGAGTGATGGTATTTCCGCCGAGCAGATCGCCAAGACACCGGATAATGATGTAGGAGGTACCCTGAAAAGAGTAACGGGGATAACCACCATCGATAATAAATATGTAGTAGTCCGCTCCATGGGAGAACGCTGGAATACAGCAGCAATGGACGGGATCAATCTGCCCAGTACAGAAGCTTATAACCAGAATTTTTCATTTGATATTATTCCTACCGCCATGGTGGAAAGTATCGTGGTAAGCAAAACGGCAACTCCGGATATGAATGCCAGCTTTGCAGGAGGCTATGTAGAAGTAAGGACCAAAGATATACCCAATGAAAACTTTACGACGGTAAGTGTGGGAACTTCCTATAACGATCAGTCGGCATTTAAAGAATTTCTCACTCGTAAACGCGGAAAGTATGATTATTTCGGGTATGATGACGGAACCAGGGATTTTCCCAAAGACCTTGAAGCTACGGACTGGAACAATCCCGTGTTTTTTGAGCAGTCTAAAAGATTTAAGAATGATAACTTTTCGACCTTCAGTACGACAGGGGATATGGGATCGAATATACAGGTTGCCCTGGGAAGGACATTTGCCCTCAAAAACAACAATAAATGGGGTTTTGCAGGAGCATTTACAGTAAGAAACGAACAGAGTAAGCTGGATATAGACCATACGGGAAGGGGAAACTGGCTGGATACTACAGATCCGTATGATCCCAACTGGCAGGCAAACGGAACAGCTCCTATCGTATTTTACAATTTCAAAAACAAAGGAGCTTCCTACAACTACAATTCTACATTGGCCGGAATGCTCAACTTTGGACTCCAGCTGGGAAAAAGCAGGATTTCATTCAGGAATTCATATACCCATATTTATGACAACACACTGACCAGGGTCACAGGCTGGAACCAGTATACCAACGGCAGCGGAACCCCTGCCAATGCAGAAGCATCCTACAATTATTTTTATAACGGAATTATTCCCAATAACGATCCTGCACAGATCAAAGGACTGGATAAACCCTATACTGACAACACCAATTACCCGATCTACCAGACCCTTCTGCAGAATAAACTGGAAGGAAACCACAAAATAGGAAATGCGGAAATCAATTGGTTTGCAGCAAGAACAGGAGTAAAATCGGATACCAAAGATTACACGCAGTATCTGACTCTGTATGATTTTATCGGCAGCGAGATCTTAACCTATCACAGGATCTACAATTCCGGAAGTAATTTTTACAGGGGATATATCGAAAATAAAGAAACAGATTATAATTACGGAGCTTCCCTGAAATGGAATATGGATACGGGAAACTTTAAAAATGATATAAAAGCAGGTTACGCAGGAGTTATAAAAAACAATACCAACCAGCAGCAGAAGTTCTTTCTTAGGGTAGACGAAAACAGGGACGTTCCGAACAGCGAGAAAAACTATTTAACCATGTATGGCTCTCTTGCGAATTGGTTTGACGGTTCTCAGTATGTTCCGGGAGGTATCGGATGGCAAACCAGACCGCTCTATAAAAATGATAAATATGAAGGAAAAGTAACCCAGCATGCCTTATATGTGATGTTTGATAACCGCTGGAAAAACAAGTTCAGATTGGTATGGGGACTGCGTGCAGAATATTTCAAGTATGATCTTATTTCTCAGCAAATTGATGTTTCAGATAATCAATCGATTATAAAAGAGCCTATCGATGATAAGCCATGGCAGTGGATGCCTTCTGTAAACTTCACTTACAGCCCCACCAATAAAATTAATGTAAGGCTGGCTTATAATAAAACGGTGATCCGTCCCCAGTTTAATGAAAGGACAGGACTCCCTTACTTTGATCCGGTAGCCAACGGCTTGATTTACAACACTGAAATGACCTCATCGGTAGTCAATAATTATGATTTCAAATTTGAATGGTTTCCGGGACTTGGAGAAATATTTTCCGCAGGACTGTATTACAAAAATATTGATAAGCCTATTGAACGCGAAGGAAATCTTTCCAACGAAGGAAACCTGTTCCTGTACAACGGAAATTCCAAAAATGCAAAGCTGAAAGGAGTAGAGGTTGAGGTACGGAAAAATCTTGGCTTTATTGCAGAAGGCTCTTTACTCGAAAAGCTTTTTGTAAGCGGAAATTTCACCTACAATACAACGAAAGTAATCGCCTTTAAAAACCAGTATAAAACCGGGGATAATGATGAAACCTATGAAGTGGAAAGACCATTATACGGGCAAACTCCTTATGCCTATAATTTAGGGTTAACTTTTGATGGAAACCGTTTGGGAGCCAGTTTTTTATATAATGCAAAAGGCGACCAGTACATTACCGTGGGATATGCTTACAATGGGGAAGAGATACAGCGCCCGTATGCCGTTGCAGATGCACAGCTTTCCTATAAATTCCTGAGAAACAGAAACCTTGAACTGAAATTGAATGTCAGGAACCTCTTCAACCGGGTGAAAGAATTTTATAACAATTTCAATTCCTATTCCATTCCGAAAGGAGACGGAGGAAGTAATGTAGCAACAGACAGAGAAGCCTGGGAACTGCTTCCGGGTGCCACCAACAAATATGATAAGGATATTGACAAAATCACATTCCGTGCTTACAGCGGAAGGGTATTCGGTCTAAGTGTGAATTACACATTTTAA
- a CDS encoding FecR family protein has protein sequence MKSRKYKNTAAFVFKLWQREVSEEQISEKEAEILNQWNLRTEKDLDEFHMKEAKERILSELELYFKPIQGTHIYPFKKYAYTMAAAVVLLLSLGGILTYHAFFKPDTYTAGSGNRKVYLADGSVVTLLKGAELTVDKSFPASTRIVDLKGDAVFSVAKSKTHPFIVRADGFSTKVLGTIFKVSQSGKDKSVQLYEGKVAVSYAGAPVSYLKPNQKWTNFGIAHTAAVISLTPENKSGKQNIKLLSLSFNDVSFKEVAEVMQANYKIRIVYPKETAEKKITADFTGGTADENMEALAFILGLEVHKEDQIYTLK, from the coding sequence ATGAAAAGCCGAAAATATAAGAATACTGCAGCGTTTGTTTTTAAACTCTGGCAGAGGGAAGTTTCCGAAGAACAAATCTCAGAAAAGGAAGCTGAAATTTTAAACCAATGGAACCTCCGGACAGAAAAGGATCTTGATGAGTTCCATATGAAGGAAGCCAAAGAAAGAATCTTATCCGAACTTGAGCTTTATTTTAAACCTATACAGGGCACTCACATATATCCGTTTAAGAAATATGCTTATACAATGGCTGCTGCAGTTGTACTTCTGCTGTCATTGGGGGGAATTCTTACCTATCATGCTTTTTTTAAACCGGATACTTACACTGCCGGTTCAGGAAACCGAAAAGTTTATCTGGCAGACGGTTCTGTAGTAACTCTTCTGAAAGGTGCGGAGCTTACTGTAGACAAATCATTTCCCGCTTCCACAAGGATTGTGGACCTGAAAGGAGATGCAGTCTTTTCTGTGGCAAAATCAAAAACACATCCGTTCATTGTTCGCGCAGATGGTTTTAGTACCAAAGTATTGGGGACTATTTTTAAAGTTTCGCAGTCCGGAAAAGATAAATCTGTACAGTTATATGAAGGAAAAGTTGCCGTATCCTATGCCGGAGCTCCGGTTTCTTACCTGAAACCCAATCAGAAATGGACCAATTTCGGGATAGCCCATACTGCTGCGGTGATCTCACTTACCCCAGAAAATAAATCAGGAAAACAGAATATCAAACTGCTGTCATTAAGCTTCAATGATGTTTCCTTTAAAGAAGTGGCGGAAGTGATGCAGGCTAACTATAAAATAAGAATTGTTTATCCGAAAGAAACTGCTGAGAAAAAAATAACGGCCGATTTCACAGGAGGAACAGCAGATGAAAATATGGAAGCTTTAGCCTTTATACTTGGACTGGAAGTACATAAAGAGGATCAGATCTACACCCTGAAATAG
- a CDS encoding RNA polymerase sigma factor has product MKKIKSGDRPAFMLLYERYWDSLYRFVFMRTRDKEMSEELLQNLWIKILEDTASIHTDDSESAKGYLLRYLHYRIIDHYNSSKKTPSTISIDEFDPSGEMDLSDSEYFEILEENEISVLLSMIDEVVSQLPSTEQSVYDMRIRRNMSVHETAEALGISNKTVSNKLSKALGEIRDQLNPEYQSSKKLISILMLMELMTKY; this is encoded by the coding sequence TTGAAAAAAATAAAATCAGGCGACCGTCCTGCATTCATGCTGCTTTATGAGCGGTATTGGGACAGTCTTTACCGTTTTGTTTTTATGAGGACGAGGGACAAGGAAATGTCTGAGGAACTGCTGCAGAATCTTTGGATTAAAATTCTTGAGGATACGGCATCCATCCATACCGATGATTCAGAAAGTGCAAAGGGGTATCTGCTCCGGTATCTTCATTATCGGATTATCGATCATTACAACAGTTCAAAAAAAACACCTTCTACAATTAGCATTGATGAATTTGATCCTTCCGGTGAAATGGATCTGTCGGATTCTGAATATTTTGAGATCCTGGAAGAAAATGAGATCTCGGTTTTGTTATCAATGATTGATGAGGTTGTTTCACAGCTCCCATCCACGGAGCAAAGTGTGTACGATATGCGGATCAGAAGAAATATGTCTGTACACGAAACTGCCGAAGCTCTGGGAATTAGTAATAAAACGGTCAGTAATAAATTAAGCAAAGCTTTAGGGGAAATACGCGATCAGCTGAATCCGGAATACCAGTCTTCTAAAAAACTGATATCTATTTTGATGCTGATGGAACTAATGACTAAATATTAG
- a CDS encoding AraC family transcriptional regulator produces MKILPVEHINVKEIKLNNEDVVFKSKDFLSLVYVLEGNGTLSYDERSITFREAKLFIIPQHQLYHFKSEDAELVVIQCPIEFIDKIRLEADRIESCENLYKLQYISNNYHARAGCVFRNKNDEHFAEALVIQVAREYKNKTDDYLIIRNCISILLNLIARNIIESETPGLKDNTKAFSIMKIITYIQEHIKDKEKTRIQIIADHFGISRNYFGEYFKQHTGISYQDYLLDYRLRLVETYLKYSSARLSEIAYELQFSDESHLSRLFKKHRNMTPKEYRKNALIKPEQAD; encoded by the coding sequence ATGAAAATTTTGCCTGTAGAACATATTAATGTAAAAGAAATAAAGCTTAATAATGAAGATGTTGTTTTCAAAAGCAAAGACTTTCTTTCTCTTGTTTACGTTCTGGAAGGAAATGGAACGCTGAGCTATGACGAGCGGTCCATTACTTTCAGGGAAGCTAAGCTTTTTATTATTCCTCAGCATCAGCTTTATCATTTTAAAAGTGAAGATGCTGAACTGGTTGTTATCCAGTGTCCTATAGAGTTTATCGATAAAATAAGACTGGAAGCTGACCGTATAGAAAGCTGCGAAAACCTTTACAAACTACAGTATATCAGTAATAACTACCATGCAAGAGCAGGATGTGTTTTTCGTAATAAGAATGACGAACATTTTGCCGAAGCCCTTGTTATACAGGTTGCAAGAGAATATAAAAATAAAACAGATGATTACCTTATCATAAGAAACTGTATTTCTATCCTGCTGAATCTTATTGCCAGGAATATCATTGAAAGTGAAACCCCCGGTCTGAAAGATAACACAAAGGCCTTCTCTATTATGAAGATCATCACCTATATTCAGGAACATATCAAAGATAAGGAAAAGACCCGGATTCAGATAATAGCGGACCATTTCGGGATCTCCAGGAATTATTTCGGGGAATATTTCAAGCAGCACACAGGTATTTCCTACCAGGATTATTTACTCGATTACCGCTTGCGGTTGGTGGAAACCTATCTGAAATACAGCAGTGCCCGCCTGAGCGAGATTGCTTACGAACTTCAGTTCAGTGATGAAAGCCATTTGTCCAGGCTTTTCAAAAAACACAGAAACATGACACCAAAAGAATACAGAAAGAATGCTTTGATTAAACCGGAGCAAGCCGATTGA
- a CDS encoding MFS transporter has protein sequence MNAYPKRWQALGYLTAGAFLSPLDYFIVNMALPSIQKAFNASDHQLQMVVAIYGLTYAALVVCGGRLGDLYGRKKVFVLGLYIFLFASLACAFSPNITFLIISRLFQGVGASFLAPQVLASIRILFKTGEQAKAVSIFSSVFGLASVAGQLLGGFLLNLHGTGFTWELVFLVNVPVTLICIIGIHFTMDNNREEKGQKIDFIGALMLICSLLMLICSIIFGRKYHWAWWIFAGLFTGLLLLVVFYRYEVKSMREDKAVLIDPTLLANQSFVLSLFIIFFYNFTSGLFICYPYYLQQFLGWDPVKTGLAIISYGIAFFIGPQLVPRIKFPAHNVIYIGLGLLILGFFLTSIFIYFQEKPSAGTDISLFLAGLGHGIIMPVIMREAIVLIGKEKAGQASGLISISIQIGSVTGGTLIGTLFFSTIEFLGFPAAFALAVLMIAIIQIGGIFINKKLRKYNQSYEE, from the coding sequence ATGAACGCTTATCCCAAACGCTGGCAGGCACTTGGCTATCTGACTGCAGGAGCTTTTCTTTCGCCACTGGATTATTTTATTGTGAATATGGCACTGCCCTCTATTCAGAAAGCTTTTAACGCCAGTGATCACCAGTTGCAGATGGTTGTTGCTATTTATGGCCTTACCTATGCTGCTCTTGTAGTATGTGGAGGCCGTTTGGGAGATCTGTACGGAAGAAAAAAAGTATTTGTGCTGGGGCTGTACATTTTTTTGTTTGCTTCACTGGCTTGTGCTTTTTCTCCCAACATTACATTTCTTATTATTTCGCGGCTGTTCCAGGGAGTTGGTGCTTCTTTCCTGGCTCCACAGGTACTGGCTTCAATAAGGATTTTATTCAAAACGGGGGAACAGGCTAAGGCTGTAAGTATTTTCAGCTCTGTTTTCGGGTTGGCTTCTGTTGCCGGACAATTACTTGGTGGTTTCCTGCTTAATCTTCACGGAACAGGGTTTACATGGGAACTGGTATTTCTGGTTAACGTGCCTGTTACATTGATCTGCATTATAGGTATTCATTTCACAATGGACAATAACAGGGAAGAAAAAGGACAAAAAATAGATTTTATCGGTGCATTAATGCTTATCTGTTCTTTACTGATGCTTATCTGCTCCATTATCTTCGGACGGAAATACCATTGGGCCTGGTGGATCTTTGCCGGATTGTTTACCGGATTGCTGTTGCTTGTTGTATTTTACAGATATGAAGTTAAATCCATGCGTGAAGATAAAGCTGTATTGATAGATCCTACCCTTCTGGCGAATCAGTCATTTGTTTTATCTCTTTTTATTATCTTTTTTTATAATTTCACTTCGGGATTGTTTATCTGCTATCCTTATTATCTGCAGCAGTTTTTGGGCTGGGATCCGGTAAAAACAGGCCTGGCAATTATTTCCTACGGAATTGCTTTCTTTATAGGTCCGCAGCTTGTCCCCAGGATAAAATTTCCTGCTCACAACGTTATCTACATTGGGCTTGGACTGCTGATTTTGGGCTTCTTTCTCACATCGATATTCATTTATTTTCAGGAAAAACCATCGGCAGGAACAGATATCAGTCTGTTTTTAGCAGGGCTGGGTCATGGTATTATCATGCCTGTAATAATGCGGGAAGCTATTGTATTGATTGGAAAAGAGAAAGCAGGCCAGGCTTCGGGACTGATCAGTATCAGCATACAGATTGGCAGTGTAACCGGAGGAACTCTTATTGGAACCTTATTTTTCAGTACTATAGAGTTTTTAGGGTTTCCGGCAGCTTTTGCTCTGGCTGTTTTAATGATTGCCATAATTCAGATAGGTGGAATTTTTATCAATAAAAAACTTCGGAAGTATAATCAGTCATATGAAGAATGA
- a CDS encoding helix-turn-helix transcriptional regulator: protein MKKLAADRILMFLKMRGEATSLLIAQELSITKEGARKHLLNLAEAGLIRSVTKSEGVGRPSTYYALTEKGLSQFPDSHADVTVQILRSVKNLLGENALDLLINDREKSTYERYEKALAKTESLEQRLEVLVQIRTEEGYMAEWAKEGNDYFLIENHCPICAAAAECQGFCRAELSNFRNLIGKDYQVERVSHILSGGQRCVYKINA, encoded by the coding sequence ATGAAGAAGCTGGCAGCAGACCGAATCCTGATGTTTTTAAAAATGAGAGGCGAGGCTACATCCCTTTTGATCGCTCAGGAACTCTCCATAACAAAGGAAGGGGCGAGAAAACATTTACTGAATCTTGCAGAAGCAGGACTCATCAGATCCGTCACAAAAAGCGAAGGAGTGGGAAGGCCGTCTACCTATTATGCCCTTACTGAAAAAGGACTGTCTCAGTTCCCGGATTCTCACGCCGATGTAACCGTCCAGATCCTTAGGTCTGTAAAAAATCTTTTGGGAGAAAATGCATTGGATCTGCTGATTAACGACAGGGAAAAAAGCACTTATGAGCGATATGAAAAAGCCCTGGCAAAAACCGAATCTTTAGAACAGCGTTTGGAGGTGCTCGTGCAGATACGTACCGAAGAAGGCTACATGGCAGAATGGGCAAAAGAAGGCAATGACTACTTTCTCATAGAAAATCACTGCCCTATCTGTGCCGCCGCCGCCGAATGCCAGGGATTCTGCCGTGCAGAACTTTCCAATTTCCGCAACCTGATCGGTAAAGACTACCAGGTTGAAAGAGTAAGCCACATTTTATCCGGCGGCCAGCGTTGTGTATATAAAATCAATGCCTGA